A single region of the Prochlorococcus marinus str. MIT 0917 genome encodes:
- a CDS encoding aspartate carbamoyltransferase catalytic subunit: MNNWKHNHIIDLSTFSLEDYKTVIELTTRFRDVHKSSSRKLPALQGRLICNLFFEPSTRTRTSFELAAKRLSADVQNFSVSTSSLSKGETPLDTILTYISMGADILVIRHESTNVPAELANYVDINKINTSILNAGDGFHSHPSQGLLDLFTLATFFNPNEPSTNSLFNKKITIVGDILHSRVARSNLWALTACGAEVTLCGPPSLLPEEFIDFVRNPPPGQKYDPINKRGSVFIERSLKNALKNSDAVMTLRLQKERMKQNMLTDLDSYYSQYGITHESLKWCEKEVPVLHPGPVNRGIEISSQLVEDNSINLISKQVENGIPIRMALLYLLGLNKNN, encoded by the coding sequence ATGAATAATTGGAAGCATAATCACATTATTGATCTATCTACATTTTCTTTAGAGGATTACAAAACAGTTATAGAACTAACAACAAGATTTAGAGATGTCCATAAATCAAGTTCTAGAAAACTTCCCGCTCTTCAAGGAAGATTAATCTGTAACTTATTTTTTGAGCCAAGTACAAGAACAAGAACTAGTTTTGAACTGGCAGCAAAAAGACTATCTGCTGATGTTCAAAATTTTTCTGTGTCAACAAGTTCTCTAAGCAAAGGAGAGACCCCTTTAGACACTATTCTCACATACATCTCAATGGGTGCTGATATCTTAGTAATTAGGCATGAATCAACAAATGTTCCCGCAGAGTTAGCTAATTACGTAGACATAAATAAAATCAATACATCCATTCTCAATGCCGGTGATGGATTTCATAGCCATCCAAGTCAAGGTCTTTTGGATCTATTTACACTTGCTACTTTCTTTAATCCAAACGAACCATCAACTAATAGTCTTTTCAATAAAAAGATCACAATAGTTGGAGATATTCTTCATTCTAGAGTTGCGAGATCGAACCTCTGGGCTCTAACTGCATGTGGAGCTGAGGTAACACTATGTGGGCCTCCAAGCCTTCTTCCAGAGGAATTCATTGATTTTGTTCGCAATCCTCCTCCAGGGCAAAAATATGATCCTATTAATAAGAGAGGTTCTGTTTTCATAGAAAGATCTCTGAAAAATGCATTAAAAAATAGTGATGCAGTAATGACACTTCGATTACAGAAAGAGAGAATGAAGCAAAATATGCTTACAGATCTTGATAGTTATTATTCACAATATGGAATAACACATGAAAGTTTAAAATGGTGTGAAAAGGAAGTTCCTGTTCTACATCCTGGACCAGTGAATAGAGGAATAGAAATAAGCAGTCAATTAGTGGAAGATAATTCAATCAATCTCATAAGTAAACAAGTAGAAAATGGTATACCAATAAGAATGGCTTTGTTGTATTTGCTGGGGTTAAATAAAAATAATTAA
- a CDS encoding DNA-3-methyladenine glycosylase — protein MSLLTKDFFSRPSHLVAPSLIGCFLIKRLPKNSFLSGVIVETEAYSQEEASCHGFSGRTKRNETLFGEPGNFYIYISYGINSCINIVTGRKNWANGVLLRSIAIKGENERIASGPGLLAKRFGLNRNFDNLPLSPANDFWLTEGEDLTRMGNIVQTTRIGISQAKDIPWRWYLQSSRSVSKRVKGDRIPPKNKCWSPSTFEGL, from the coding sequence ATCTCACTTCTTACAAAAGACTTCTTTTCAAGGCCATCTCATTTGGTAGCACCTAGCTTAATTGGCTGTTTTTTAATTAAGCGCTTACCAAAAAACAGCTTTCTTTCTGGCGTAATTGTTGAAACGGAGGCTTATTCTCAAGAAGAAGCTTCATGCCATGGCTTTTCGGGGAGAACCAAAAGGAACGAAACCCTTTTTGGTGAACCTGGTAACTTTTACATATACATTTCATACGGAATTAATAGTTGCATAAATATTGTTACCGGAAGGAAAAACTGGGCAAATGGTGTACTTCTTCGATCGATAGCAATAAAAGGAGAAAACGAGAGAATTGCATCTGGGCCAGGGTTATTGGCAAAAAGATTTGGATTAAATAGGAATTTTGACAATTTGCCCTTATCACCTGCAAATGATTTTTGGTTAACAGAGGGAGAAGATCTAACAAGAATGGGAAATATTGTTCAGACCACAAGAATTGGCATTTCGCAAGCTAAAGATATACCTTGGCGTTGGTACCTTCAAAGTAGTAGAAGTGTTAGCAAAAGGGTTAAAGGAGATCGAATTCCTCCAAAAAATAAGTGTTGGTCACCATCCACATTTGAGGGATTATGA
- the psbA gene encoding photosystem II q(b) protein: MTTIQQQRSSLLKGWPQFCEWVTSTNNRIYVGWFGVLMIPCLLAATTCFIVAFIAAPPVDIDGIREPVAGSFMYGNNIISGAVVPSSNAIGLHFYPIWEAATLDEWLYNGGPYQLVIFHFLIGISAYMGRQWELSYRLGMRPWICVAYSAPVSAAFAVFLVYPFGQGSFSDGMPLGISGTFNFMFVFQAEHNILMHPFHMAGVAGMFGGALFSAMHGSLVTSSLIRETTGLDSQNYGYKFGQEEETYNIVAAHGYFGRLIFQYASFNNSRSLHFFLASWPVICVWLTSMGICTMAFNLNGFNFNQSVVDTSGKVVPTWGDVLNRANLGMEVMHERNAHNFPLDLAAAESTSVALVAPAIG; the protein is encoded by the coding sequence ATGACCACCATTCAGCAGCAGCGTTCTTCGTTGCTCAAAGGTTGGCCACAATTCTGCGAGTGGGTTACTTCCACCAACAATCGTATCTATGTCGGTTGGTTCGGTGTATTGATGATCCCTTGCCTTCTTGCGGCAACAACTTGTTTCATCGTTGCATTTATCGCTGCTCCTCCAGTTGATATCGACGGTATCCGTGAGCCAGTAGCTGGTTCATTTATGTATGGAAACAACATCATTTCTGGTGCTGTTGTTCCTTCAAGTAACGCTATCGGCCTTCACTTCTACCCAATTTGGGAAGCAGCAACTCTTGATGAGTGGCTATATAACGGTGGCCCTTACCAGCTTGTAATCTTCCACTTCCTTATTGGTATCTCTGCATACATGGGACGTCAGTGGGAGCTTTCATACCGTTTAGGTATGCGCCCATGGATCTGTGTTGCTTACTCAGCTCCTGTATCAGCAGCTTTCGCTGTATTCCTTGTTTACCCATTCGGTCAGGGTTCATTCTCTGATGGTATGCCTCTAGGAATCTCTGGAACATTCAACTTCATGTTCGTTTTCCAGGCTGAGCACAACATCTTGATGCACCCATTCCATATGGCTGGTGTAGCAGGTATGTTCGGTGGTGCTTTGTTCTCTGCAATGCACGGTTCTTTGGTTACTTCATCACTTATCCGTGAGACCACAGGACTTGATTCTCAGAACTACGGTTACAAGTTTGGACAAGAAGAAGAGACATACAACATCGTTGCAGCTCATGGCTACTTCGGTCGTTTGATCTTCCAATATGCAAGCTTCAACAACAGCCGCAGCCTTCACTTCTTCTTGGCTTCATGGCCAGTGATCTGTGTTTGGTTGACATCTATGGGCATCTGCACCATGGCGTTCAACTTGAACGGCTTCAACTTCAATCAGTCTGTAGTTGATACTTCAGGCAAGGTTGTACCAACCTGGGGTGATGTACTTAACCGTGCAAACCTTGGTATGGAAGTAATGCACGAGCGTAATGCTCACAACTTCCCACTTGACCTAGCAGCTGCTGAGTCTACTTCTGTAGCTCTTGTTGCACCTGCAATTGGTTAA
- the aroC gene encoding chorismate synthase: MGSSFGKLFNISTFGESHGGGVGVIIDGCPPRLELDINEIQNDLNRRRPGQSKITTPRNESDEVEILSGLLGNKTLGTPIAMVVRNKDHRPKDYSEIKKTFRPSHADATYQKKYGIQASSGGGRASARETIGRVAAGSVAKQLLSQSSNTEILAWVKRIHDIEADINPSEVTFDEIEKNIVRCPNQSAADLMIQRVEDFGKEGDSCGGVIECVVRNPPLSLGMPVFDKLEADLAKALMSLPATKAFEVGSGFGGTYLKGSEHNDPFLPSDSDQLKTATNNSGGIQGGISNGEDIVLRVGFKPTATIRKSQKTIDEDGNATILQAKGRHDPCVLPRAVPMVEAMVAIVLADHLLRQKGQCTEYYSNN; encoded by the coding sequence ATGGGAAGTAGTTTCGGAAAACTTTTTAATATCAGCACCTTTGGGGAATCTCACGGAGGTGGTGTTGGTGTAATTATTGATGGATGTCCACCAAGATTGGAGCTTGATATTAATGAAATACAAAATGATCTCAATAGAAGGAGGCCAGGACAAAGCAAAATCACTACTCCACGAAACGAAAGTGATGAAGTTGAAATTCTGAGTGGTCTTTTAGGTAACAAAACCTTAGGAACACCGATTGCTATGGTCGTAAGAAATAAAGATCATCGTCCAAAAGATTATTCTGAAATTAAAAAAACTTTTAGACCATCTCACGCTGATGCTACTTATCAGAAGAAGTATGGAATTCAGGCTTCAAGTGGCGGAGGGCGAGCATCAGCGAGAGAGACGATAGGTAGAGTCGCCGCTGGTTCAGTTGCAAAGCAACTCCTCAGTCAGTCATCTAATACGGAAATACTTGCTTGGGTAAAGAGAATTCACGATATTGAAGCTGATATTAATCCGAGTGAAGTTACTTTTGATGAGATTGAGAAAAATATTGTTCGATGTCCAAATCAATCAGCTGCAGATTTAATGATTCAGAGAGTGGAGGATTTTGGTAAAGAAGGAGACTCCTGTGGCGGAGTAATAGAATGTGTGGTTCGTAATCCGCCATTAAGTCTTGGTATGCCTGTTTTTGATAAGTTAGAGGCAGATTTGGCAAAGGCATTAATGTCATTGCCTGCTACTAAAGCTTTTGAAGTAGGATCTGGTTTCGGAGGTACTTATTTGAAAGGCAGCGAACATAATGATCCTTTTTTGCCATCGGATTCTGATCAATTGAAAACTGCTACTAATAATTCAGGGGGAATTCAAGGAGGTATAAGTAATGGTGAGGATATAGTTCTGAGGGTTGGCTTTAAACCAACAGCAACTATTAGGAAAAGTCAAAAGACAATTGATGAGGATGGTAATGCAACAATTCTGCAGGCAAAAGGTAGACATGACCCTTGTGTTTTGCCAAGAGCAGTTCCAATGGTTGAAGCAATGGTTGCAATAGTTTTAGCTGATCATTTACTTAGGCAAAAAGGTCAATGTACTGAATATTATTCAAATAATTAA
- a CDS encoding photosystem II manganese-stabilizing polypeptide, translated as MRFRPLLALMLAFCLTFTTLPSSASAALKGREQGNARFGNVVNTGQADACTVLPAGSSGSINADGQFKSLCLQPTEVSVKLPGTKRNKSDFAVAKIISPRFNTSLDEVYGDLSGGKFTEKGGIDFSLITVLAPNGEEFPFAFSVKEMVAESKKGKSIEPGAEFSGPTTTPSYRSADFLDPKSRAKSTGVEYAQALIARGGDDEDLARENVKDDLGGKGEITLTVESVDADTDEFGGQFVAIQPSDNDLGSKDPVDIKIKGIFYGRKA; from the coding sequence ATGCGATTTCGTCCTCTGCTGGCTTTGATGCTGGCTTTTTGTCTCACCTTTACAACTCTCCCATCAAGCGCATCTGCAGCTTTAAAAGGGCGCGAGCAAGGTAATGCTCGTTTTGGCAATGTTGTTAATACTGGCCAAGCTGATGCTTGCACTGTTTTACCAGCTGGTTCATCGGGTTCTATTAATGCTGATGGCCAATTTAAAAGCTTGTGCCTTCAGCCAACAGAAGTTTCAGTAAAACTTCCAGGTACCAAGCGAAATAAATCTGATTTTGCAGTAGCAAAAATTATCAGTCCTCGCTTCAATACTAGTCTTGATGAAGTTTATGGAGATCTTTCTGGAGGTAAATTCACTGAAAAAGGTGGTATTGACTTCTCTCTAATTACAGTTCTAGCTCCTAATGGAGAGGAATTTCCTTTTGCTTTCTCTGTTAAAGAAATGGTTGCTGAATCCAAAAAAGGAAAATCAATTGAACCAGGAGCTGAATTTTCAGGTCCAACAACAACTCCAAGTTATAGATCTGCAGACTTTCTTGATCCAAAAAGTCGTGCTAAATCGACTGGTGTTGAATATGCTCAGGCTCTCATTGCTCGTGGTGGTGATGATGAGGATCTTGCAAGAGAAAATGTTAAAGATGATCTAGGCGGTAAAGGTGAAATAACACTTACTGTCGAGTCTGTTGATGCAGACACTGATGAATTTGGTGGCCAATTTGTTGCCATCCAACCTTCAGATAATGACCTTGGGTCAAAAGATCCTGTTGATATCAAAATCAAGGGTATCTTCTATGGTCGCAAAGCCTAA
- the gatC gene encoding Asp-tRNA(Asn)/Glu-tRNA(Gln) amidotransferase subunit GatC, translated as MTKIFSSDVRKVSQLARLELPEDQIATYTEQLEEILSYVDQLQEIDTENIPPTTRAVEVVNEMRDDLVEVNCSREDLLNQAPHREGDFFRVPKIL; from the coding sequence ATGACTAAAATTTTTTCATCTGATGTTCGTAAGGTTTCTCAGTTAGCTCGCTTAGAGCTTCCAGAAGATCAAATAGCAACCTATACAGAGCAACTCGAAGAAATACTTTCTTATGTTGATCAACTGCAAGAAATAGATACTGAAAATATCCCTCCTACTACTAGAGCTGTAGAGGTAGTTAATGAAATGAGAGATGATTTAGTTGAAGTTAATTGCTCAAGAGAAGATCTTCTTAATCAGGCACCTCATAGGGAAGGTGATTTTTTTAGAGTTCCCAAAATACTTTAA
- a CDS encoding bifunctional 4-hydroxy-2-oxoglutarate aldolase/2-dehydro-3-deoxy-phosphogluconate aldolase has protein sequence MEVKQNNLIKFLRIQPLIVVIRLENDFFNISHKRKNLLLKIEKLSDYGIKNIEIGWDSNPEWVNLILEIKNKFKSINLGVASITSIKSLESISSLDIKYSMSPFFNKEIHLNAIKYNQLVIPGISNIKDFEEAMNLGYKIVKIYPVSKLGINFINDLKENKKKDIFFIGAGGIKSENLKKLLENGYDALVIGKELRNQTPDKDLEIWLKNY, from the coding sequence TTGGAAGTTAAGCAAAATAATTTAATAAAATTTCTTAGAATACAGCCACTCATAGTTGTAATTAGACTAGAAAATGATTTTTTTAATATCTCCCACAAAAGAAAAAATTTACTTTTAAAAATCGAGAAACTATCTGACTATGGGATAAAAAATATTGAAATAGGATGGGATTCAAATCCAGAATGGGTGAATTTAATATTAGAAATAAAAAATAAATTCAAGTCAATCAATCTTGGCGTTGCATCAATTACTTCAATAAAATCTTTAGAATCAATTAGCTCATTAGATATAAAATATTCTATGAGTCCTTTCTTCAACAAAGAAATTCATTTAAATGCTATAAAATATAATCAATTAGTTATTCCAGGTATATCTAATATTAAAGATTTCGAAGAAGCAATGAATCTAGGATATAAAATTGTAAAAATCTATCCCGTATCGAAATTAGGAATTAACTTTATAAACGATCTAAAAGAAAATAAAAAAAAGGATATTTTTTTTATTGGTGCAGGTGGAATTAAAAGTGAAAATTTAAAAAAATTACTAGAAAATGGATATGATGCATTGGTGATTGGGAAAGAATTACGAAATCAAACACCTGACAAAGATCTAGAGATATGGCTAAAAAATTATTGA
- the ftsH gene encoding ATP-dependent zinc metalloprotease FtsH, whose amino-acid sequence MNKRWRNIGLYVLIVVVVIFVGSAFFDKPSPTRATRTLRYSDFIEAVQEKQVSRVLISPDKGTAQIVESDGNRALVNLAPDQQLLQLLTDNDVDIAVQPTTQANPLQQAASSLLFPIILLGGLFFLFRRAGSGGGGNPAMNFGKSKARLQMEPETKVTFGDVAGIEGAKLELTEVVDFLKNPDRFTAVGAKIPKGVLLVGPPGTGKTLLAKAVAGEASVPFFSISGSEFVEMFVGVGASRVRDLFEQAKKNAPCIVFIDEIDAVGRQRGAGLGGGNDEREQTLNQLLTEMDGFEGNSGIIIVAATNRPDVLDSALMRPGRFDRQVTVDRPDYSGRLQILNVHAKSKTLSKSVDLDQIARRTPGFTGADLANLLNEAAILAARKELTEVSNDEVSDAIERIMVGPEKKDSVISEKRKKLVAYHEAGHAVVGAVMPDYDPVQKISIIPRGGAGGLTFFTPSEERMESGLYSRSYLQNQMAVALGGRVAEEIIYGEDEVTTGASNDLKQVASVARQMITKFGMSDKLGPVALGRSQGGMFLGRDISAERDFSEDTAATIDSEVSILVEIAYERAKKALNDNRQVLEELTAMLMETETVDSQEFQDLLIRHEVKVAEYA is encoded by the coding sequence TTGAACAAACGCTGGAGAAACATTGGTCTTTATGTCCTTATTGTTGTAGTTGTGATTTTTGTGGGAAGTGCTTTTTTCGATAAGCCAAGTCCGACAAGAGCAACTAGAACTCTAAGGTACAGTGACTTCATAGAAGCTGTTCAAGAGAAGCAAGTAAGCAGAGTTCTTATTTCTCCAGATAAAGGAACAGCTCAAATTGTTGAAAGTGATGGGAACAGGGCTTTAGTTAATTTGGCTCCTGATCAACAATTACTTCAATTACTTACTGATAATGACGTAGATATTGCTGTACAACCAACTACTCAAGCCAATCCCTTGCAGCAAGCTGCTAGTAGCTTACTTTTTCCAATAATTTTATTAGGAGGTCTATTTTTTCTATTCAGAAGAGCAGGCTCGGGTGGTGGCGGAAATCCAGCAATGAATTTTGGAAAGAGTAAAGCAAGACTTCAAATGGAACCTGAGACAAAAGTTACTTTTGGAGATGTTGCTGGAATTGAGGGTGCAAAGCTTGAACTTACTGAAGTAGTTGATTTTTTAAAAAACCCTGATCGCTTCACAGCTGTAGGAGCCAAAATTCCTAAGGGTGTTTTACTTGTTGGCCCTCCTGGAACCGGAAAAACTTTGCTTGCAAAGGCAGTTGCAGGTGAAGCTTCTGTTCCCTTCTTTTCCATATCTGGATCTGAGTTTGTAGAGATGTTTGTTGGAGTTGGTGCAAGCAGAGTAAGAGACCTTTTTGAACAAGCAAAGAAAAATGCTCCTTGTATAGTTTTCATTGACGAAATAGATGCTGTAGGTCGTCAGCGTGGAGCAGGACTTGGAGGAGGTAATGATGAAAGAGAGCAAACACTTAACCAACTATTAACTGAAATGGATGGATTTGAGGGAAATTCAGGAATAATTATTGTTGCAGCTACAAATAGACCTGATGTGCTCGACTCAGCACTTATGCGACCAGGAAGATTTGACAGGCAAGTAACTGTAGACAGACCTGATTACTCAGGGAGATTGCAAATACTGAACGTTCATGCAAAAAGTAAAACACTTTCAAAGTCTGTTGACCTTGATCAAATAGCAAGAAGAACTCCTGGTTTTACTGGTGCAGATTTAGCAAATCTATTAAATGAAGCTGCGATCTTAGCCGCTAGAAAAGAGTTAACAGAAGTCAGCAACGATGAAGTTAGTGATGCAATCGAGAGAATAATGGTAGGTCCTGAGAAGAAAGACTCAGTGATTAGTGAAAAGCGTAAAAAGTTAGTTGCTTACCACGAAGCTGGCCATGCTGTAGTTGGTGCTGTGATGCCTGATTATGACCCAGTGCAAAAGATCTCAATCATTCCAAGAGGTGGAGCTGGTGGATTAACTTTTTTCACACCAAGTGAAGAAAGAATGGAATCTGGACTTTATTCAAGGTCTTATCTACAAAATCAAATGGCTGTTGCTCTTGGAGGAAGAGTTGCAGAGGAAATCATTTATGGAGAAGACGAAGTAACTACAGGAGCATCAAATGATCTAAAGCAAGTAGCTTCAGTTGCGAGGCAAATGATTACCAAATTTGGCATGAGTGACAAGTTAGGGCCTGTAGCTTTAGGACGATCACAAGGTGGAATGTTCCTTGGTAGAGACATCTCTGCGGAAAGAGATTTTTCTGAAGATACTGCTGCAACTATTGATTCGGAAGTCTCAATTCTTGTTGAAATTGCATATGAAAGAGCTAAAAAAGCTTTAAATGACAATCGTCAAGTGCTTGAAGAATTAACAGCGATGCTTATGGAAACCGAAACAGTTGATTCTCAAGAATTTCAAGATCTCTTAATTCGCCATGAAGTTAAAGTCGCTGAATATGCTTAG
- the coaBC gene encoding bifunctional phosphopantothenoylcysteine decarboxylase/phosphopantothenate--cysteine ligase CoaBC, with protein MNNLTSLSGKKILVAVTGSIAAVKSPILVSRLIKAGVKVKCVITQSASKLVSPLSLSTLSRNKCYQDKDQWDESQTKPLHIALAEWAELIIVAPMSATSLCKFTSGNADGLLASILLASKSQIVIAAAMNTSMWENQSVKRNWNYVKNIDQVISLEPSEGFLACDRFGDGKMIGLDIIELASESAFIFNAENKFLTKDLKNIRFLVTAGPTVEDLDAARQLTNRSSGRMGVLIAQAAKLRGAEVDLVHGPLSVKEDLLEGINTYPVRSSSEMSSKIDDLQPYAQVIVMAAAVSDFKKNSPSEQKVSKESFLQSICDDLEMTPDLITNQTRKKLENQIFLGFAAETGSDNEIIEKGENKRVLKGCELLMANPIDRDGQGFDQNFNSGFLLGPKKMVKNLSFSTKLSISHQLLDEIRNLKSKIY; from the coding sequence ATGAATAATCTAACCTCTTTATCTGGAAAAAAAATATTAGTTGCAGTAACAGGAAGTATTGCAGCTGTTAAATCTCCTATTTTAGTTAGTCGCCTAATTAAAGCTGGGGTAAAAGTCAAATGCGTCATAACGCAAAGTGCATCTAAGTTAGTTAGTCCATTATCTCTCTCAACTTTAAGCAGAAATAAATGCTATCAAGATAAAGATCAGTGGGATGAATCTCAAACCAAGCCTTTGCATATTGCTTTAGCTGAATGGGCAGAGCTCATTATTGTTGCACCAATGAGCGCAACATCTTTATGCAAATTTACTAGTGGCAATGCTGATGGACTTTTAGCAAGCATTCTCTTAGCCAGTAAATCTCAAATAGTTATTGCTGCTGCAATGAACACTTCAATGTGGGAAAATCAATCAGTAAAAAGGAATTGGAATTACGTAAAAAATATTGACCAAGTTATTAGCCTCGAACCTAGCGAGGGTTTTTTAGCTTGCGACAGATTTGGTGATGGGAAAATGATCGGTTTAGATATTATTGAATTGGCCTCTGAAAGTGCATTTATTTTCAATGCAGAAAATAAATTTCTCACCAAAGATCTAAAAAACATAAGGTTCCTCGTAACAGCTGGTCCGACCGTCGAAGATCTTGATGCGGCAAGACAATTAACAAATCGAAGTAGTGGAAGAATGGGAGTTTTGATAGCTCAAGCTGCAAAGTTAAGAGGTGCAGAAGTCGATTTAGTCCATGGTCCGCTAAGCGTCAAAGAAGATCTTCTTGAGGGAATTAATACTTATCCAGTTAGAAGCTCATCTGAAATGAGTTCAAAAATTGATGATTTACAACCATATGCTCAAGTCATTGTTATGGCTGCAGCAGTATCAGATTTCAAAAAAAATAGTCCAAGTGAGCAAAAAGTCTCTAAAGAATCTTTTTTACAGTCCATTTGTGATGATTTAGAAATGACCCCAGACCTAATCACAAATCAAACGAGAAAGAAATTAGAAAATCAAATTTTCCTAGGTTTTGCTGCCGAAACAGGAAGTGATAATGAAATTATTGAGAAGGGAGAGAATAAAAGGGTTTTAAAAGGTTGTGAACTTCTGATGGCAAATCCCATAGACAGAGATGGGCAAGGATTTGATCAAAACTTCAACAGTGGTTTTTTGTTAGGTCCAAAAAAAATGGTCAAAAACTTGTCTTTTTCAACAAAACTTTCAATATCCCATCAACTTTTAGATGAAATTCGAAATCTAAAATCGAAAATTTATTGA
- a CDS encoding DUF565 domain-containing protein, with amino-acid sequence MQKTFLYNSSTKFVDRLANWAVNPWRRYSLLAIIFLIGFLIGSSLGMINGVLALMDPVGAFIALIFLEILIKARFIFLKSQKPIILVRVFDLFRIGLTYGLFSEGLKLL; translated from the coding sequence ATGCAGAAAACATTTTTATATAATTCATCTACAAAGTTTGTTGACAGGTTAGCAAATTGGGCGGTAAATCCTTGGAGAAGGTATTCATTGTTAGCAATAATTTTTTTGATAGGTTTTTTAATAGGTAGTTCTCTAGGCATGATTAATGGTGTACTAGCTTTGATGGATCCTGTCGGAGCATTTATTGCATTAATATTTTTAGAGATACTAATTAAAGCTAGATTTATTTTTCTAAAGTCTCAAAAGCCAATAATACTTGTTAGGGTTTTTGATTTGTTTCGAATAGGATTAACATATGGACTTTTTTCAGAGGGCTTGAAACTATTATAA
- the sat gene encoding sulfate adenylyltransferase, whose amino-acid sequence MTSKKSSHKNLEGLIKPYGGELIKLMASDQETKELKQNSFKTINCSDRNACDIELLLIGAFSPLNGFMSEKNYNSVVKQNRLESGLLFGLPIVMDTDREDINPGDSVLLNYKDQELAILEVQDKWIPDKVIEANFCYGTTSLEHPAVRMISMERGKYYLGGSIKGLELPKRVFTCKTPAQVREKLPSGEDVVAFQCRNPIHRAHYELFTRALEANNVSQNAVVLVHPTCGPTQEDDIPGSVRFQTYEKLASEVNNPKIRWSYLPYSMHMAGPREALQHMIIRRNYGCTHFIIGRDMAGCKSSLSGEDFYGPYDAQNFAKECCEELEMQTVPSLNLVFTEEEGYVTADYAKEKGLHIKKLSGTQFRKMLRSGEEIPEWFAFKSVVDVLRAA is encoded by the coding sequence ATGACTAGTAAGAAAAGTTCTCATAAAAATCTCGAAGGTTTGATCAAACCTTATGGTGGAGAACTTATAAAGCTTATGGCATCTGATCAAGAAACAAAAGAATTAAAACAAAATTCTTTTAAAACTATAAATTGTTCAGATAGAAACGCTTGTGATATTGAACTTCTTTTGATAGGTGCTTTTTCTCCTTTGAATGGGTTCATGAGTGAGAAAAATTACAACTCAGTGGTTAAACAAAATCGACTCGAATCAGGTTTGCTTTTTGGTTTACCAATTGTGATGGATACAGATAGAGAAGATATAAATCCAGGAGATTCAGTTTTACTCAATTACAAAGATCAAGAACTAGCAATTTTAGAAGTACAAGATAAATGGATACCTGACAAAGTTATTGAAGCCAATTTTTGCTACGGAACAACTTCTTTAGAGCATCCTGCAGTAAGGATGATCTCTATGGAGAGAGGAAAATATTATTTAGGAGGATCAATAAAAGGTCTAGAATTACCTAAAAGAGTTTTTACTTGCAAAACTCCTGCTCAAGTAAGAGAGAAGCTTCCTTCTGGAGAAGATGTAGTTGCATTCCAGTGCAGGAACCCAATTCATAGAGCGCATTATGAGCTGTTCACAAGAGCTTTAGAAGCAAATAATGTCAGTCAAAATGCTGTTGTTCTTGTTCACCCAACTTGTGGACCTACTCAAGAAGATGACATACCTGGATCAGTAAGATTTCAAACCTATGAAAAACTTGCCTCTGAAGTAAACAATCCAAAAATCAGATGGTCATATCTTCCTTATTCGATGCATATGGCTGGGCCAAGAGAAGCTCTGCAGCACATGATTATTAGGAGGAATTATGGATGCACTCATTTCATTATCGGTAGAGATATGGCTGGCTGTAAATCATCTCTAAGCGGAGAAGATTTTTATGGTCCATATGATGCTCAAAATTTTGCAAAGGAGTGCTGCGAAGAATTAGAAATGCAAACAGTTCCATCTTTAAATCTTGTATTTACAGAGGAAGAAGGCTATGTAACCGCTGATTATGCGAAAGAAAAAGGATTACACATAAAAAAATTGAGCGGCACTCAATTTAGGAAAATGCTCAGAAGTGGAGAAGAAATTCCTGAATGGTTTGCATTTAAAAGCGTCGTTGATGTATTAAGAGCCGCATAG